One part of the Paraburkholderia flagellata genome encodes these proteins:
- a CDS encoding MerR family transcriptional regulator, which produces MTSTNEKVVLPPIPAKRYFTIGEVSELCGVKPHVLRYWEQEFTQLKPVKRRGNRRYYQHHEVLLIRRIRELLYEQGFTINGARNRLDAHGAAAEEAGQPEAVGVPGSEGTTALVDVDQLRKELLHVLDALGR; this is translated from the coding sequence ATGACATCGACAAACGAAAAGGTCGTCTTGCCTCCCATACCCGCCAAGCGCTACTTCACCATTGGCGAGGTGAGCGAGCTGTGCGGCGTGAAACCTCACGTACTGCGGTATTGGGAGCAGGAGTTCACGCAGCTGAAACCGGTGAAGCGGCGCGGCAATCGCCGTTACTACCAGCATCACGAGGTATTGCTGATCCGTCGCATTCGCGAGCTGCTTTACGAGCAGGGCTTCACGATCAACGGCGCACGCAACCGGCTCGATGCGCATGGGGCAGCGGCCGAGGAAGCCGGGCAGCCGGAAGCCGTGGGAGTGCCGGGTTCTGAAGGCACGACGGCGCTCGTGGACGTCGATCAGTTGCGCAAGGAATTGCTGCACGTGCTCGATGCGCTCGGGCGCTGA
- a CDS encoding XylR family transcriptional regulator produces MTRAPASQTPHRIALLFNANKVYDREIIAGIGHYLRSTRVAWDLFLEEDFRCRLAGIERFDGDGIIADFDDPAVADALSGCPLPVVAVGSSFEDAGQYPADVPYIATDNRKLVSLAWTHLIGAGLPNLAMYSLPVAQENRWAQERELAFQAIAREEGVQAPIYRGQATSASAWNQHIEQLSAWLHSLPKPVGVIAVTDARARHLLQACLIDGIAVPEQVAIIGIDNDPLTRTLTRIPLSSVIQGTEEMGKTAAHLLHQMLRGARFPGQRILVPPVGINVLESTRHEPLSSPHVMRARHFIRQYACQGIKTEQVADYVGVSRSSLEEYFRRELQCTVHQEILRHKLDAAKAMLASRDASSAEVAIRCGFTSLQYMYAVFRRELGCTPREYQDSVANASGGRLST; encoded by the coding sequence ATGACCCGTGCCCCCGCTTCCCAGACGCCCCACCGCATCGCACTGCTCTTCAACGCGAACAAGGTGTACGACCGCGAAATCATTGCGGGGATTGGCCACTATCTGCGCTCCACACGCGTAGCCTGGGACCTTTTTCTCGAAGAGGACTTCCGCTGCCGGCTCGCGGGCATCGAGCGCTTCGATGGGGACGGCATCATCGCCGACTTCGACGACCCCGCCGTGGCCGACGCCCTGAGCGGCTGCCCGCTGCCGGTGGTCGCCGTGGGCTCGTCGTTCGAAGATGCCGGCCAATACCCTGCCGACGTGCCCTATATCGCGACCGACAACCGCAAACTGGTTTCGCTTGCGTGGACGCATCTGATCGGCGCAGGCCTGCCGAATCTCGCGATGTACAGCCTGCCCGTCGCGCAGGAAAACCGCTGGGCACAGGAGCGCGAACTCGCATTCCAGGCGATCGCTCGCGAAGAAGGCGTGCAGGCGCCGATCTACCGGGGTCAGGCCACCAGCGCCAGCGCCTGGAACCAGCATATCGAACAGTTGAGCGCGTGGCTGCACAGCCTGCCCAAGCCCGTGGGCGTGATCGCCGTGACCGATGCCCGGGCAAGGCATTTGCTTCAGGCATGTCTGATTGACGGCATTGCGGTGCCCGAGCAGGTGGCGATCATTGGCATCGACAACGATCCGCTCACCCGCACGCTCACGCGTATTCCGCTCTCGTCGGTCATTCAGGGCACTGAGGAAATGGGCAAGACGGCCGCCCACTTGCTGCACCAGATGCTGCGCGGCGCACGTTTTCCGGGACAACGCATTCTGGTTCCGCCCGTCGGCATCAATGTGCTCGAATCGACCCGGCATGAACCGTTGTCGAGCCCGCATGTCATGCGCGCACGCCACTTCATCCGCCAATACGCGTGCCAGGGCATCAAGACCGAGCAGGTGGCCGACTACGTGGGCGTGTCGCGCTCGTCGCTGGAAGAATATTTCCGGCGCGAACTCCAGTGCACGGTCCACCAGGAGATCCTGCGCCACAAGCTGGACGCCGCGAAGGCGATGCTCGCGAGCCGCGACGCTTCGAGCGCGGAGGTGGCAATCCGCTGCGGATTCACGTCGCTGCAGTACATGTATGCCGTATTTCGCCGTGAGCTGGGATGCACGCCGCGCGAATATCAGGACAGTGTCGCGAACGCTTCCGGCGGCCGCTTGTCCACTTGA
- a CDS encoding DMT family transporter codes for MNPIELAQLVFLAALWGGSFLFIRVGVTDFGVAPLMALRVGIGALFLLIVLFSRRPAREALGTLRERAWPLFVVGILNSAAPFCLFAWAELTLSAGVTSVINATTPLWGAVVAYVWLKDRLSGMRVVGLAIGFAGVLALVWDQVVTHAGGGASSTSAALAALAALVASALYGVAASYTKRHLTGIDPLTVAAGTMTGATLVLAPIALVTWPAAPISLHAWGAVLGLGVACTGVAYLLFFRLIAAVGPARAITVTFVIPIFGILWGALFLGERVSMGMVEACAAILVGTALATGFVKRLPGFTARRSEASAER; via the coding sequence ATGAACCCGATCGAACTCGCGCAACTGGTCTTTCTCGCCGCCCTATGGGGCGGGTCGTTTCTGTTCATCCGTGTCGGCGTGACCGATTTCGGCGTCGCGCCGCTGATGGCGCTGCGCGTTGGCATCGGCGCGTTGTTCCTTCTGATCGTGCTGTTCTCGCGGCGTCCCGCACGCGAAGCGCTCGGCACGCTGCGCGAACGCGCATGGCCGCTCTTCGTCGTCGGCATCCTCAATTCCGCCGCGCCGTTCTGTCTCTTCGCGTGGGCCGAGCTCACGCTGTCCGCGGGCGTCACATCCGTGATCAACGCGACCACGCCGCTGTGGGGTGCAGTCGTCGCGTATGTCTGGCTCAAGGATCGTCTGAGCGGGATGCGTGTGGTCGGGCTGGCCATCGGCTTCGCCGGTGTGCTCGCGCTCGTCTGGGATCAGGTCGTGACGCACGCAGGCGGCGGCGCGTCTTCCACGAGCGCTGCACTCGCCGCCCTTGCTGCACTCGTCGCATCGGCGCTGTACGGTGTCGCTGCGAGCTACACGAAGCGCCATCTCACGGGCATCGATCCGCTCACCGTCGCTGCCGGGACGATGACGGGCGCGACGCTCGTGCTCGCGCCGATCGCCTTGGTCACCTGGCCTGCTGCGCCCATCTCGCTGCATGCGTGGGGCGCGGTGCTCGGCCTGGGCGTAGCGTGCACGGGTGTCGCTTATCTGTTGTTCTTCCGGCTGATCGCAGCGGTGGGGCCGGCGCGCGCGATCACGGTCACATTCGTGATCCCCATCTTCGGCATTCTGTGGGGCGCGCTCTTTCTCGGCGAGCGCGTTTCGATGGGCATGGTCGAGGCGTGCGCGGCGATTCTCGTGGGCACGGCGCTCGCGACCGGCTTCGTGAAGCGCTTGCCCGGATTCACCGCGCGCCGCAGCGAAGCGAGCGCGGAACGCTAG
- a CDS encoding aldose epimerase family protein, whose protein sequence is MNTLAAYMTSEPWGALPGGDAVRLYTLRNAQGMKVTVSDLGATLVSWLAPDRAGRLADIMLGHDTPAEYLAASTYMGGLVGRWANRIAGAHFTLDGIDYPLDRNENGNLLHGGANGFHRQMWQVEEDRGSLVLRLDSPEGDGGFPGNVSVQVRYTLDDDGTLTLEYEGVSDAPTPLNLTSHGYFNLSGETSPDIRGHMLTIDADAFLEVDPQLIPVRITDVSGSAFDFRHGAPLGARLDWPHAQLERAHGFDHCYVLRAPESTAGTLHAAPGRWPVRPVARVYEPGSGRELAVATDQRGLQLYTGNYLEGQPGRRGTTCARYAGLCLEAGGFPNQINMEAPACDEVVLQPGKTYQQITQYRVSVLA, encoded by the coding sequence ATGAACACTCTTGCTGCCTATATGACTTCCGAACCGTGGGGCGCCCTGCCCGGCGGCGACGCCGTGCGGCTCTACACGCTGCGCAACGCGCAGGGCATGAAGGTGACAGTCAGCGACCTTGGCGCGACGCTCGTCTCATGGCTCGCCCCCGATCGCGCCGGCCGCCTCGCGGACATCATGCTCGGCCACGACACGCCCGCGGAATATCTCGCGGCCTCCACGTACATGGGCGGCCTGGTCGGGCGCTGGGCCAACCGCATCGCGGGTGCGCACTTCACGCTGGACGGGATCGACTATCCGCTCGATCGCAACGAGAACGGCAATCTGCTGCATGGCGGCGCGAACGGCTTTCATCGGCAGATGTGGCAGGTGGAAGAGGATCGGGGCTCGCTGGTGCTGCGGCTCGATTCGCCCGAAGGGGATGGCGGTTTTCCGGGCAACGTGAGCGTGCAGGTGCGCTATACGCTCGACGATGACGGCACGCTCACGCTCGAATACGAGGGCGTGAGCGATGCGCCCACGCCGCTCAATCTCACGAGTCACGGCTACTTCAACCTCTCCGGCGAAACGAGCCCGGACATTCGCGGCCACATGCTGACGATCGACGCCGACGCCTTCCTCGAAGTCGATCCTCAGTTGATTCCCGTGCGCATTACCGATGTCTCGGGCAGCGCCTTCGACTTTCGCCACGGCGCGCCGCTCGGCGCGCGGCTCGACTGGCCGCATGCCCAGCTAGAACGCGCGCACGGTTTCGACCACTGTTACGTGCTGCGTGCGCCCGAGAGCACAGCGGGCACGCTGCACGCCGCGCCGGGCCGCTGGCCCGTGCGGCCGGTCGCACGCGTGTACGAACCGGGCAGCGGGCGCGAGCTCGCCGTCGCGACCGACCAGCGCGGCCTGCAGCTTTATACGGGGAATTATCTGGAAGGACAGCCGGGACGCCGTGGCACGACGTGCGCGCGCTATGCGGGGCTGTGCCTCGAAGCGGGCGGCTTCCCGAACCAGATCAACATGGAAGCGCCCGCGTGCGACGAAGTGGTGCTGCAGCCCGGCAAGACCTATCAACAGATCACGCAATACCGCGTTAGCGTGCTCGCCTGA
- a CDS encoding acyloxyacyl hydrolase, which translates to MKVRRFVWPARAGRGALIVFCAFGAASAQADNTFGVQLGAGVADHDVKKLDLGFVWDPGLQWWHIGGYHFTLVGEAHVAYWKLNAPDAVYSHIWEYGVTPVLRFIKDTGWFKPFIEAGVGLHFLSHVRQTPDRTTSTSFQFVDMVGVGAQFGEHGSYQAGFRFQHLSNADIKEPNPGTNFSQIYFQFNF; encoded by the coding sequence ATGAAAGTAAGAAGATTCGTCTGGCCGGCTCGTGCGGGGCGTGGGGCGCTCATCGTGTTTTGCGCGTTCGGCGCGGCCAGCGCGCAAGCGGACAACACGTTCGGCGTTCAACTCGGAGCGGGTGTTGCGGACCACGACGTGAAAAAGCTCGACCTCGGTTTCGTGTGGGATCCGGGCCTGCAGTGGTGGCACATCGGCGGGTATCACTTCACGTTGGTGGGCGAGGCGCACGTCGCTTATTGGAAGCTGAACGCGCCGGATGCCGTGTACTCCCATATCTGGGAATACGGCGTGACGCCTGTTCTTCGCTTCATCAAGGATACAGGCTGGTTCAAGCCCTTCATCGAGGCGGGCGTGGGCTTGCATTTTCTCTCGCATGTACGCCAAACGCCCGACCGCACGACGTCGACGTCGTTCCAGTTCGTGGACATGGTCGGCGTTGGCGCGCAGTTCGGCGAGCACGGGAGTTATCAGGCCGGGTTCCGTTTCCAGCACCTGTCGAACGCGGATATCAAGGAACCGAATCCGGGTACGAACTTCAGCCAGATCTATTTCCAGTTCAACTTCTAG
- the pheT gene encoding phenylalanine--tRNA ligase subunit beta, translating to MLFPESWLRSFVDPKLTTDELAHALTMAGLEVEGLSPAAPPTTKIVVGRVLEVVKHPDADKLNVTQVDAGTGATLQIVCGAPNVAPGIKVPVALVGAELPPAEEGGKPFAIKLSKLRGVESQGMLCSARELKLSEDHSGLMILPEDTPIGQDIREALNLDDTIFEIKLTPNKADCLSVYGIARETAAITGAPLQAPVYPKVEVKLDEKLPVKISAPDLCGRFSGRVIRGVNAHAKTPMWMVERLERSGQRSISALVDISNYVMLELGRPSHVFDLDKIHGSMDVRWGKKGEQLKLLNGNTVEVDETVGVIADDREIESLAGIMGGDSTAVTLDTTNIYLEAAFWWPDSIRGRSRRYNFSTDAGHRFERGVDWSTTVEHIERITQLILDICGGAAGPIDDQTVNVPAREPVKMRVARANRIIGVKISADEIAQIFTRLGLTFTRGVDNAGDESFSVTPPPYRFDIEIEEDLIEEVARIYGFEKIPALPPVARSEMRATNETRRSIHAIRHALAARDYAETINFSFVDAEWEQDFAGNANPVKLLNPIASQLSVMRTTLFGSLINVLRHNLNRRAERVRVFEAGRVFLNDPSIKAGEMAVEGFAQPKMIGALAYGPALEEQWGAQTRGVDFFDVKGDLEALFTSLGAAKAPRFVKAEHPALHPGRSARIEVDGKSVGWIGELHPRWMQKYDLPHAPMLFEVEADALMARELPTPTEVSKFPPVRRDIALVVDQKIEVQALLDEFQKGMQDEPCRIVQRVALFDEFRAKSNTSGLGVDEKSLAFRVTLQDTGGTLQDETVDAAIKSLVDRLARVYGARLRG from the coding sequence ATGCTATTCCCCGAATCCTGGCTGAGAAGCTTTGTCGATCCGAAGCTCACGACCGATGAACTGGCCCACGCGCTCACAATGGCCGGCCTCGAAGTCGAAGGCCTGAGCCCGGCCGCGCCGCCCACCACGAAGATCGTCGTGGGCCGCGTGCTCGAAGTCGTGAAGCACCCGGACGCGGACAAGCTCAACGTCACGCAGGTCGATGCCGGCACTGGCGCGACGCTGCAGATCGTGTGCGGCGCGCCCAATGTCGCGCCCGGCATCAAGGTGCCGGTGGCGCTCGTGGGCGCCGAACTGCCGCCCGCGGAAGAAGGCGGCAAGCCCTTCGCGATCAAGCTCTCGAAGCTGCGCGGCGTGGAAAGCCAGGGCATGCTGTGCTCGGCGCGCGAGCTAAAGCTCTCGGAAGACCACAGCGGCCTGATGATCCTGCCGGAAGATACGCCGATCGGCCAGGACATCCGCGAAGCGCTGAATCTCGACGACACCATCTTCGAAATCAAGCTCACGCCGAACAAGGCCGATTGCCTTTCGGTGTACGGCATCGCACGCGAAACAGCTGCGATCACCGGCGCGCCGTTGCAGGCGCCCGTGTACCCGAAGGTCGAAGTGAAGCTCGACGAAAAGCTGCCCGTGAAGATCTCGGCGCCGGACCTGTGCGGCCGTTTCTCGGGCCGCGTGATCCGCGGCGTGAACGCGCACGCGAAGACGCCGATGTGGATGGTCGAGCGCCTCGAGCGTTCGGGCCAGCGCAGCATCTCGGCGCTCGTCGACATCTCGAACTACGTGATGCTCGAACTCGGCCGCCCGTCGCACGTGTTCGATCTCGACAAGATCCACGGCTCGATGGACGTGCGCTGGGGCAAGAAGGGCGAACAACTCAAGCTGCTCAACGGCAACACGGTGGAAGTCGATGAAACCGTCGGTGTGATCGCCGATGACCGCGAGATCGAAAGTCTCGCGGGCATCATGGGCGGCGACAGCACGGCCGTCACGCTCGACACCACGAACATCTATCTCGAAGCCGCATTCTGGTGGCCCGACAGCATTCGTGGTCGTTCGCGCCGCTACAACTTCTCGACCGATGCCGGTCATCGTTTCGAGCGCGGCGTGGACTGGTCGACGACCGTCGAGCACATCGAGCGCATCACGCAACTGATCCTCGACATCTGCGGCGGCGCAGCCGGCCCGATCGACGATCAAACCGTGAACGTGCCCGCGCGCGAGCCGGTGAAGATGCGTGTGGCGCGCGCGAACCGCATTATCGGCGTGAAGATCAGCGCCGATGAGATCGCGCAAATCTTCACGCGCCTCGGCCTCACGTTCACGCGTGGCGTTGACAATGCAGGCGACGAGAGCTTCAGCGTGACGCCGCCGCCGTACCGTTTCGACATCGAGATCGAAGAAGACTTGATCGAAGAAGTCGCGCGCATCTACGGCTTCGAAAAGATTCCCGCGCTGCCGCCGGTGGCACGCAGCGAAATGCGTGCGACCAACGAAACGCGCCGCTCGATCCACGCCATTCGTCACGCGCTCGCCGCGCGCGATTACGCTGAGACGATCAACTTCAGCTTCGTCGACGCCGAATGGGAGCAGGACTTCGCGGGCAACGCGAATCCCGTGAAGCTGCTGAACCCGATCGCGAGCCAGCTCTCGGTTATGCGCACGACGCTGTTCGGCAGCCTCATCAACGTGCTGCGCCACAACCTCAACCGCCGTGCCGAGCGCGTGCGAGTGTTCGAAGCGGGCCGTGTGTTCCTCAACGATCCGTCGATCAAGGCCGGCGAGATGGCGGTGGAAGGTTTCGCACAACCGAAGATGATCGGTGCGCTCGCCTACGGTCCCGCGCTCGAAGAGCAGTGGGGCGCGCAAACGCGCGGCGTCGACTTCTTCGACGTGAAGGGCGATCTCGAAGCGCTATTCACATCGCTTGGCGCGGCCAAGGCGCCGCGTTTCGTGAAGGCCGAACACCCCGCGCTGCATCCGGGACGTAGCGCGCGCATCGAAGTCGATGGCAAGTCCGTGGGCTGGATTGGCGAGTTGCATCCGCGCTGGATGCAGAAGTACGACCTGCCGCACGCACCGATGCTCTTCGAGGTCGAGGCCGACGCACTGATGGCGCGCGAACTGCCCACGCCTACCGAAGTGTCGAAATTCCCGCCGGTCCGTCGCGACATCGCTCTGGTTGTCGATCAAAAGATCGAGGTGCAAGCGCTGCTCGACGAGTTCCAGAAGGGCATGCAAGACGAGCCTTGCCGGATTGTGCAGAGGGTTGCGCTTTTCGATGAATTTCGTGCAAAATCAAATACTTCCGGACTTGGCGTGGACGAGAAAAGCCTTGCCTTCCGGGTGACCCTGCAAGATACTGGCGGAACCCTTCAGGACGAAACGGTCGATGCGGCCATCAAGTCCCTGGTGGATCGCCTGGCTCGAGTGTATGGCGCCCGGTTGCGCGGATAA
- a CDS encoding 3-hydroxybutyryl-CoA dehydrogenase — protein sequence MAIESVGIVGAGTMGNGIAQAVAVAGLKAVMIDVTDAALAKGVATLTHSLERLVSKGKLEAGARDAALARIETTTDYQRLASVDLVIEAATENAELKTRILKQIEAAARPDAIIASNTSSISITALATTLADPSRFIGMHFFNPVPMMPLVEVIRGLQTRAEVAESVREMALRLEKTPIGVKNAPGFVVNRVLVPMINEAFFVLAEGIASAEEIDAGMKLGANHPIGPLALADLIGLDVCLSVMDVFLKDFGDSKYRACPLLREMVAAGQLGRKTGRGVYQYDKVS from the coding sequence ATGGCAATCGAATCGGTAGGGATCGTGGGCGCAGGCACGATGGGCAACGGCATCGCCCAGGCGGTGGCGGTGGCGGGGCTCAAGGCGGTGATGATCGACGTCACTGATGCGGCGCTCGCCAAGGGCGTCGCCACGCTCACGCACAGCCTCGAGCGGCTCGTCTCGAAGGGCAAGCTCGAAGCTGGCGCGCGCGATGCCGCGCTCGCGCGCATCGAAACGACCACCGACTACCAGCGTCTCGCGAGCGTCGATCTCGTGATCGAGGCGGCGACCGAGAACGCCGAGCTGAAGACGCGCATTCTCAAGCAGATCGAGGCCGCGGCCCGCCCCGACGCGATCATCGCGTCGAACACCTCGTCGATCTCGATCACCGCGCTCGCGACCACGCTCGCCGACCCGTCGCGCTTCATCGGCATGCACTTCTTCAACCCCGTCCCGATGATGCCGCTCGTCGAGGTGATCCGCGGGCTGCAGACGCGCGCGGAGGTTGCCGAGTCGGTGCGTGAAATGGCGCTGCGCCTCGAGAAGACGCCGATCGGCGTGAAGAACGCGCCGGGCTTCGTGGTGAACCGCGTTCTGGTGCCGATGATCAACGAAGCGTTCTTCGTGCTTGCGGAAGGCATTGCGAGCGCCGAGGAAATCGACGCGGGTATGAAGCTTGGCGCCAATCATCCGATCGGCCCGCTCGCGCTGGCGGACCTGATCGGCCTCGACGTCTGTCTTTCGGTGATGGACGTGTTCCTGAAGGACTTCGGCGACTCGAAGTATCGTGCGTGCCCGCTGCTGCGCGAGATGGTCGCGGCGGGCCAGCTTGGCCGCAAGACCGGGCGCGGCGTCTATCAGTATGACAAAGTCTCCTGA
- a CDS encoding DUF190 domain-containing protein — MPAGSQLTLYTSRKHKKGHKSAVSWIIDAARAQGVFGITVLEGYEGLDIHGKLHAAHFFDLADEPAVVLIVADEPSIDALLVTLEAGGVELFYTRSTIEYGRLGGV; from the coding sequence ATGCCCGCAGGCAGTCAACTCACGCTCTACACGAGCCGCAAGCACAAGAAGGGCCACAAGTCGGCGGTCTCGTGGATCATCGACGCCGCGCGTGCGCAGGGCGTCTTCGGCATTACCGTGCTGGAAGGCTACGAGGGCCTCGACATCCACGGAAAGTTGCACGCCGCACACTTCTTCGATCTGGCCGACGAGCCCGCCGTGGTGCTGATCGTTGCCGACGAGCCCTCCATCGACGCGCTCCTCGTCACGCTGGAAGCGGGCGGCGTCGAACTCTTCTATACGCGCTCGACAATCGAATACGGCAGGCTAGGTGGCGTCTGA
- a CDS encoding MFS transporter: MSPIPQGHASRVPQTSAQTQSNCAAAAEQVTRKVSRHLLGFLFLLFVVSFLDRINIGFAGLTMMKDLGLSSTQFGFATTLFYVAYIACGIPGNLMLARIGARRWISFIMIAWGLASTATMFATNATTLYWLRMLVGVTEAGFLPGMLLYLTCWFPGAWRARANALFMIAMPVTAALGSAVSGFILKLDGLAGLAGWQWLFVLEGMPAALLGCVAFFYLDDTPRAARWLSAEEKRTLEAALAEPANGLASTTAHAASERSLWQQLRSPVVLRFAAAYFCLVNTLAMVAVWAPLIVKGFSAGASNVTVGLVATIPQLVTIVAMIAWGRRSDRLQERKWHLAAPMLLSGIGCVLTAQGGAPLVQLLGVCLASAGSYTAMSIFWTTPDQAFTPQARAVGIAAINAIGNISSAANPLVVGWLKDATHSYAAGLIYSAVLLVLGAVIVATLPISRGGREKEVKAVPRVAA; the protein is encoded by the coding sequence ATGAGCCCAATCCCGCAAGGGCATGCTTCGCGCGTGCCGCAAACGTCCGCGCAAACGCAGTCAAACTGCGCAGCCGCCGCCGAACAGGTCACGCGCAAGGTCTCGCGACATTTGCTCGGCTTCCTGTTCCTGCTGTTCGTCGTCTCGTTCCTCGACCGCATCAACATCGGCTTCGCGGGCCTGACGATGATGAAGGACCTCGGTCTGTCGAGCACGCAGTTCGGCTTCGCCACCACGCTCTTCTACGTCGCCTATATCGCCTGCGGCATTCCGGGCAATCTCATGCTCGCGCGCATCGGCGCGCGCCGCTGGATCAGCTTCATCATGATTGCGTGGGGCCTCGCCTCCACCGCGACGATGTTCGCCACCAACGCCACCACCCTCTACTGGCTGCGCATGCTGGTTGGCGTGACCGAGGCCGGCTTCCTGCCCGGCATGCTGCTCTATCTCACCTGCTGGTTCCCAGGCGCGTGGCGTGCACGGGCGAATGCCCTCTTCATGATCGCCATGCCCGTGACGGCCGCGCTCGGGTCCGCGGTCTCGGGCTTTATCCTCAAGCTCGACGGCCTTGCAGGACTGGCCGGCTGGCAGTGGCTCTTCGTGCTCGAAGGCATGCCGGCAGCGCTGCTCGGCTGCGTGGCGTTCTTCTATCTGGACGACACGCCGCGCGCCGCCCGTTGGCTCAGCGCGGAAGAGAAACGCACGCTCGAAGCCGCGCTTGCCGAGCCGGCCAACGGCCTCGCTTCGACCACGGCGCACGCGGCGAGCGAGCGCAGCCTCTGGCAGCAACTGCGCTCGCCGGTGGTCCTGCGCTTCGCGGCGGCATACTTCTGCCTCGTCAACACACTCGCCATGGTCGCAGTGTGGGCGCCGTTGATCGTGAAGGGTTTCAGCGCCGGGGCGAGCAACGTCACCGTGGGCCTCGTGGCGACGATTCCGCAGCTCGTCACCATCGTCGCGATGATTGCGTGGGGGCGCCGCTCCGACCGGCTGCAGGAGCGCAAATGGCATCTTGCCGCGCCGATGCTGCTCTCGGGGATTGGCTGCGTGTTGACGGCGCAAGGCGGCGCGCCACTCGTGCAGCTGCTTGGCGTGTGCCTCGCATCGGCGGGGTCGTACACGGCGATGTCGATCTTCTGGACCACGCCCGATCAAGCGTTCACGCCGCAAGCGCGCGCGGTGGGCATCGCCGCGATCAATGCGATCGGCAATATCAGCTCGGCGGCAAATCCGCTCGTCGTGGGCTGGCTCAAGGACGCGACGCACAGCTATGCGGCGGGGCTCATCTATTCCGCGGTGCTGCTCGTGCTGGGAGCGGTGATCGTCGCGACGTTGCCGATCAGCCGCGGCGGTCGTGAGAAGGAAGTCAAAGCCGTGCCGCGCGTGGCGGCTTGA
- a CDS encoding integration host factor subunit alpha, which yields MNEMNSSDFEALLAAQRSAMIRDIPASSASATNDTPTLTKAELAELLFDNVGLNKREAKDMVEAFFEVIRDALESGDSVKLSGFGNFQLRDKPQRPGRNPKTGEAIPIAARRVVTFHASQKLKALVESGAEASFPR from the coding sequence ATGAACGAAATGAACTCGAGTGATTTCGAAGCCCTTCTTGCGGCACAGCGTAGCGCCATGATTCGCGACATTCCTGCCTCGTCGGCAAGCGCCACGAACGACACGCCCACGCTGACCAAAGCCGAACTCGCTGAGCTGCTGTTCGACAACGTGGGTCTCAACAAGCGCGAAGCGAAAGACATGGTCGAAGCCTTCTTCGAAGTGATTCGTGACGCGCTGGAAAGCGGCGACAGCGTGAAGCTGTCCGGCTTCGGCAATTTCCAGTTGCGCGACAAGCCGCAACGCCCAGGCCGCAATCCGAAGACGGGCGAGGCGATACCCATCGCGGCGCGTCGCGTGGTGACGTTCCATGCGAGCCAGAAGCTCAAGGCGCTCGTGGAAAGCGGTGCCGAGGCGAGCTTTCCGCGTTGA